The proteins below are encoded in one region of Qipengyuania sp. HL-TH1:
- a CDS encoding asparaginase domain-containing protein, producing MTKLTVLATGGTIAGIAGSAIAHDYRSGEIGIEDYLEKVGGLGLEAELSGTQIANIDSADIGPAVWQALHAAAMAALSNPECDGIIVTHGTDTLEETAFLLDLTLPGNKPVVVVGAMRPADAVGYDGLRNFANAVRVASDPDAAGRGVLVVMGDRVFGARDVYKVRTRGTEAFRGFPREIGRTGHARFARMVRRALAQRDRRGLRLVR from the coding sequence ATGACCAAGCTTACCGTCCTCGCCACCGGCGGCACGATTGCCGGGATCGCCGGTTCCGCCATCGCGCATGACTATCGGTCGGGCGAGATCGGGATCGAGGATTATCTTGAAAAGGTCGGCGGGCTGGGGCTCGAGGCCGAATTGTCGGGCACGCAGATCGCCAATATCGATTCGGCCGACATCGGGCCAGCGGTGTGGCAGGCCTTGCATGCCGCCGCGATGGCCGCGCTTAGCAACCCGGAATGCGACGGGATCATCGTCACCCACGGCACCGATACGCTGGAAGAAACCGCTTTCCTGCTCGACCTGACGCTGCCGGGGAACAAGCCCGTGGTGGTGGTCGGCGCGATGCGGCCCGCCGATGCGGTCGGCTATGACGGGCTGCGCAATTTCGCCAATGCGGTGCGGGTGGCGAGCGATCCCGATGCCGCGGGGCGCGGGGTGCTGGTGGTGATGGGCGACCGCGTGTTCGGCGCGCGCGATGTTTACAAGGTCCGTACCCGCGGGACCGAGGCGTTTCGCGGTTTCCCGCGCGAGATCGGTCGGACTGGTCACGCCCGCTTCGCTCGAATGGTTCGGCGCGCCCTGGCGCAGCGGGACCGACGCGGCCTTCGCCTGGTCCGATGA